The nucleotide sequence GAAAAAAACtcgtttaaaaattaaacaagcTTAGTTCGAGCTCGTTTAAGATAATTatctataataattaataatatattattatatttattatttatgtgatatttaattttatatataataataataataataataaaaataataaaaatgagtcccttaacgaacatgttcgcgagcctcTTAACGAATATGTTCGCGAGCctctaaacgaacatgttcgcgagctcacgaaccAAATACTGTTAAGCTCGAGCTCCACTCGATAATGTTTTCAAGCTTGAaatcaggctcgagctcggctcgttcaTTTAATCGAACAAACTTTCTTTCAAGCCGAGACCCGAATAGCTCGCGAGCGACTTGGCTCGTTTACACCCCTAGCCTCACGCGAAGCTTCCATGGCGAACACGAGGCCTCGAGGCACGCCAACACATGAATCGTGTTGATGCCAATTGGCAAGTAAAACGAAATGTTTCACTCATATCTGACGGTACTACACGAGATTCTAAACAGTGCTACAAAGTCCTACATACACTACTTCAATATCTAACCACTAGAGTCATCATACCACTTGTTAGGTCATAAGCACGCACAACAAAGTTAGGATAATTAATATGTAGcttttattaatttgatattattatcaaaaaaatgatatgaatatttctgtTTCCAATAAATTATTTTAGTTATGTGACATTATTTTCAAATTAACTATATTCATATTCTTCCTTTTTGTTGTTATAATCATTCCAATGTAATAACACTTAgtcatttattattttgtttccGGTTCTTTTTTTTCATGTTGTCATGTCCAtccaattttttaattattaaattttaaattgctTTTGCCACAACGAAGAAAAAGTAAAAACATATACAACCTCTGCCAGCCACCTCAGACGCTTGCTTAGTTCACCTACACCCTGACCCTCCACCGGACTActatttatataattaattatattactAGTGTCTATTGAAGGAGTGTCAAAGACGAGCTCCTTCTTCCTGGTCGGATCTATCACAAGAACAAAGAAAGTTGTCATGAAACTTCTCTTCCTCTTAAAACAACCTATGTCCCATTGAAGCTTCCAACACTTCCTCGCTTTTTCAACAGCCGTCTCTTCCTATCCAGGCTGCAGTAGTCTTCTGCAAtgaatttctttcctttttcacACAGGTTCCTCAATTTTTATCAAGATCTTATCGATTTCTGAATTTCAGCAACAATTGGAGACATATCTGAGATATCAACCAAGATTGAATTAGTTCCTTCCAATCCAGATCCAACTCAACCAATCCATATAAGTTTGACATCTATAACAAACCTTCTCGAGACCAGGTTCTTCTCATTCAACCCTACtacaaattgatcaatgttgatgaTTCCTTCTGATTCTCACATGATTTAGATGATTTCTACCAAGATCCCACTGAATTCTAGCTGAATTTTCACCATTTCAATGACCCTCAAAACACATCAGAGATATCAACCAAAAATGAATCACCTAGTATCTTGCCAATCCTGATTTGTACTGGGCACGACCAAGTTTGACAACAACAGaaaactctattcttttctctgAAAATTTTCTTTGTCAAACAGAAAGTAGCATCATAATGCCTTTGCTTGTTCCTGTCTATCATGCCATTTACCTTCAACTTCAATTCCACTTGTCTCCTTTCCTTTCTGATCATCATCCAATCTCTAATTTTTAAATATGTaaatataaatctattttctctcttcatttccATCGCTTCAAGCAAACACATGTTCATCATACTAAACTGTGTCTGTTCCAACTATTTGGAACCAGCTATATATGAATCTTGTCCCTCCATAGAGTTAAACAAGTGCTTGAAAGAAATATGAGTagagaaaatatcaaattttCTTTTACCTTCACTTTGTTTCTCTACCTTTTTCTTCTCTCTTTCCCTTATATTTTCTCACCTACCAGGAAACACAGCCTCAAGTTGAGACAGTTTATATAACCAGGCAGGCTGACGTGTTAGTTATATCACCCTCTTCTAGTTCAACCAGTTCAACAGATCAAACTTTGACCAATGCTATCATGATATTATCCTCCATCTAACAAAGCTTCTGCTTGATTCGATAAGAAACTTATATATACATACCAGTGAGTTGATGCCCCGCCCTAGACCACAGTTACATTCTCAGCtccttcttgtctatcttattatccttgaatttattttttttcgttGTTCTTCTCCTTGACTTTGTTTGCCATCAATTAGGGATTGTAGGTACTCACATTTTTCGATTTCGCCCAAATCCAAACCTAATAAAACACAAATCCAGTGAAAATGTGCCTCTCTACATATCTGACTTAATCAATCCTTCAataattgaaatatttttctTGGTTATCACTCTATTTCACATCAACAAATAAACTGCAATTTGAGAGGATGGTCAATCCTTTAGCTCACCTTTTGTTTACTAAGGTTGGATCTACAGATTCCAATATATGTAAACCACAAAGGAGACATTAGGACTTCTTGCAAACGTATCAACTTTTAACAGACTTCAATTCTAACCCGACATTTATCAGAGAAGTATTTATCAAATATAACATTATATAATTTTAGATGCTGAAAAATATTAGAACTGACATCAGTTGTAAAGTGCTAGACTTTGATTGCCAATCCATCGAGACAACAATCAGAATGTATATTGATGTAGTTGGGGAATGTTCAAGTGTTACTCTATATTGTGGTTTTCAGTACTGTTTTCTTTGGCAAGTAATTAAGTGGAAACTGAtcctaatttcataaatatttggCATGTATGCATTACACAGTTATACATAGGTTGGCCAAGCTTGGTTAGGCATTGTATGACAAGATCCTATGGGTAAAGGTATGCATCCCAGTTATCAGCATACCCTGAAATCACGTTCACATCTATATTTTGTCTAACTCATGTGCACAGACATGTGCATCCACAACCAATCTCAGAAATATAATGTGATTAAGCAACAGAAAAAACAGACCAACAATCTTAGAAATATAATGTTACTAAGCCTCTGAAAACACAAACCTACTTACCTTTCAAGCTTGTAGTGTAGAGCAAAGTAAGTAGATTATATTACCTTTTCACATTTTGTGAAGTGTTCGGAAAAAACATAAATATGTAAATAAGCAATGAAACCATTTCTCCACAACACAAATAAAATTTAATGACTGCTTCATGCTACAAGTTGTTGTGAAATGACAATAAGAATGAAAATTCACAATTAGTTTCTCAACAAATTCAGTACTAATGCAGAAACAATTTATTACTCAAGACTCTGCTTTGCATTCCAATGTATCACTTATAAAAATTGTAACACATGCATATAACAAGTTACCTACTGAGTTTCTCATAGGATAGTTATAAAATGTCGCTTAAAGAAAAATGGATTGACTTTATGAGAAACAAGTTTAGGCTGTTTCAAAATAGCATGCATAAACGAGATAAATTTACCCCAAAATCTGTCTGTGAACAGATGCAGTAAAATCAAAATACCTGCAAAGTGGTGCAGTACAATGGAAGCTGCAACGGTGACATTGAGCGATGCAGTCCCACATCCGTATTGAGGAATGTAAACAAAAAAGTCACAAATCTCACATTCTTTGGCAGAGAGTCCGGTGCCCTGGCCAAAGCaggaaaaatattaataaaactaCGTTATTAATGGCAAAAAAAGGTAGATAATGAGAAAAGGAGCAAGGTTTAGTGCTGGGAAACACGAAGCAGACCTCGTTACCGAGGAGAAAAGCTGTACTCTTCCTGAAAGGGTGTTGGGTGATGGCGAACGCCCCATCGGTGATCTCCACCCCACATATGTCGCACTTCCTCTCCTCCTAAAAACAGGATAAAAAGTAGCTAAGGGAAATTTGATCGACGGGAATCGAAAGCCCTAGATGTCATAGGAAAAAAAAGTAAGTGCCTTGAGGTATTGGCGAGCATGGGAGAGGGAGTGGAAGTGACGGAAGCGGAGGTGCGAGGTGGAGCCATGGCTCCCGAAGGCATTGTAGTCGCGGCGGCCGACGAGGACGATCTCCGAGACGCCGAAGGCGGTGGCACTGCGGGCCATAGTCCCGACGTTGTGGCGCTTCGCCACGTTGTGCACCACCACGAGGCTCTCTACGACTGGCTGTTCAGGCGGCGCGGCGGCCGCCTCTGCGTCCATAACAGCGCCGATGGGGGGTGTGGGCCGGGACCGCCGGACAGACCCAGATAGTCTGGCCAAAATGATTGATATTTTCacccttttatatttttaaatagattttttttaaaaaaaaacttgaaagaAATAAATTAAAGCATACGTAAAATTTGtgcgtaaaaaaaaaaattgaaatgtaGCGACAAAACGGTGATTCTCTCGTCCCACGTCTTCGTGAGTCCAACTCTATCTCTAGTGCCCATACAAAAGAGTTAAATTTTGGATTGACTACTAATAAATCCATCATCACGGcaaattgaaaaatctttcatCTAATCCAACCTAATCTCAGGAGCATTACAGATTAAATAGGTCAgtccattaaaaaataaaaaatataaacaaatccTTATAATTCATTGAATTGAATcatttcataattattatttttttaaataatcctAATAAAAATTCTTATATTAACAAAACTAATTGATATAGAAAATTCTAACTttcattaatattatatatagagagagcGAGAGATTTGGGGATATATTCAATATTAgccttttaattaatttgaatgatttttgtggattttaaaaatctaggtgtattcaatctaaacttttataaattttatagaaataTAATGATATCCAAATTGGATTTTTATATAGTTTTAAAAAATCATGTGGTATTCAAACtcgactttttaaaactctatcaaaatcttttggtatccaaaattttaatagattttcatggattcttttagaattccttgaatataaattttaaccaatgaGAGTTCTCCAAAATACTTGGTACaactttaaatataaaataaaaatacttcCGTTTATTCAACAAAAAACCTTCTTGTCGTCCTTCATAGATTGAAAGAACCTAGCGCTCTGGCTCACAACTCTGAGTCACAGACTTCCCTCCCTTATCAGACGTCGTCAGTTCTCTGATGAGCTCTTCCTTTTGATAGATAGCATAGTCTGCCTGCCCCTTATCGAAGTTAATAGATAGCTGCTCCTTACGCCTATCAAAGTTTCTGCTCGTTCTTTCTTAGCTGCTCTCTGGCGTTTTagattctctctcttttctctgaCCTCTGCTCTCTTCCTTTCTAATAGGAACCTCCCAACACAAGACTTTAGAACGGACAAACCAAGAAAGGAGTGCCTCCAAATAGAGTCATATTCACTACATCGAGTTACCGATCAACACAACCTGTACCAGCCGACCGATAATCCATAAGCTCAGATATTTCATTTTGAGTTTCTCTGTTTTTTTTGTTTGCATTTTTCTTTCTTATCGTGTCACTTGAATTTCGGAATGAGCCAAACAAGTGCACATGATGATATCAAATGTTGAGAAAGCATGGCATGGcagaaaagtaataaaaaaactaCAATCGCGACAGTAGTCGTACAGGGTACACTATTGTGCAAGCAACAGGAAAGGTCAAAAGCTTCCGCATGAACACTATTATGTATTGCTAATTTTGTGCAGTAGAGATTACGAATGCTTGTACAAAGGTGTGCCCTATATGAATGCTAATTATGCTGGCTAATTTTGTGCAGTAGAGATTACTAATGCATTTGAGATAACTTTGCGATctgaaaaatataatatattttatttgttctCAAATTAAGAATTTGTTGACTCTTTCAATTCAACACTTTAGGAAGTTTGATCAAATAGAAGATTAAccaatattttataataattcgGATTAAatgtataaataaaaaatatttaaaacaattATAATAGTTTTGGGATCTTAAAAATCAACTTTGGGATATGAAAAATGGTTATTAAAATTATTAGTCGTCTACCTTTGGGATCTAAAAAATCCCtttattaaagtttttttaaaaattagtgaTCCAGCGATAAGATAGGGCCTTGCCAGACAGAGGATCCTAGGCCACGTGTGACGTCAAAGTCAACCGTCAAGGTAAAAGTCAACGGTCATCACCTCTACTCGGCTTGGCTCAGGTCCGAGCTGCCAACGCTCGGCGGGTGACTAGCACGGCTTAACAGCCGGGAACAAGGGTTGAGCGGTTTTCGTCTCGGCCGAGCGGGAACCATGGCCATCGAGGTTCTCCCGTTCACCCGGGCAGCACCAGGGCCGCCGTATGATTGGCTGAGCAGATGTCCCGCTCGACCGACCGCGACGTTAGCTGAACAGTTCTTCTGTCCGGCTTGGGACAAGACAAAAGGAGCAGGTAACTCTATCTTCCTCGAGACAAGCGTCGCTGACaggcagcatggtcggcggctggattagatagagaatcgtacgacggaagtttccactgtcacgtcagggatatgctcgtacTATTGAGGTATGGCATCAGACGCGCTTTTCTGACACTCATTGCATGTATGCTTTGAGAAGTGTGCATGTCTCGGTAAGCGTGCACACGCCTTCAGGGAGCCCAATATAAGGACCCTCAAACTCCAATGGAGGTATGCGCGattcatcactgtagctacagttctcgtcaCTCTCTTTCGATTTCTTACCGCGGGGagctgacttaagcgtcggagggtcgccgccgggaaccccttctcggctcagttttgtgcttgcaggttctcgcTGGAGGTCTACGTCACTCAGAGGGCCACACAAAGTCAacgagagcgccacatccccagcgaccatcgactcagcactcggacaggatcaaattggcgccgtctgtgggaacacacctgaatccgagtctagtagaagatggaggaagctggaagACCTCACACCGTGACActctctcaagaggagctcgatgcGCTCATCCAGGCACGGGCAacaaaaatcgtggagcagcagcagcaaAAGGCATTAGCTGAACGAATGGCGCAGGAAGCGACTTCGGTGTCGGGAGGCCGAGCGGCGCACGAGGATCGGCCATAGCAACTCTCCATATGGGGACAAAACAAAGGCCCGACCGGCACTCAGGCGGAACCGCCACCCGCCCCGATACCGTTTTATagggctctgttccagacgctCTCAGAAATTGCACAAGCTCATCAAGACCAAGGATCTTCGTCGGATGAAGCTCCAACTCGGGATGCAAGgtaggggaaagctccccgagccgATTTgtcgcccgaacggatcaaccgccaattctCTGAGGCAATTTTACAGGATCCGCTACCCATACATTATGCTCCTCTGGCGATCTGGGAGTATAATGGATCAATGAACCCGGACGACCATTTGGGCAAGTTCGGCAATGCCGcaactcttcatcaatacacggaTGGAGTTAAATACAGGGTCTTCCTCATGACGTTATCAGGCTCGGCACAACACTGGTTCCGAAGGCTGTCGGACGGATTGATcaaaagcttcaaggacttccgaacgaccttcctccaccacttcactAGCAACATATGTtaccaaaagacaagtgtcagcctattttctatgaagcaagggccgagagaGACCCTTTGAGCCTTCattcaacgcttcaaccaggcggCAATGGACATCCCCACAGTCTCCTCCGAAAccatgatgcatgccttcacccaagggcttacCGACGGTGACTTCTTTCGCTCGCTCATCTGGATGCCACCTCACGATTATGATCATTTGTTGAAGAAGGCAAACGAGTATATCAATGTAGAGGAGGCCCAGGCAACCCGAAGGAAGGAGGCTCCGACCGAGCCTTCTGCGCCAACCGAGCGGAGGCAGCCGGTTAATAATCAACCACCCAGAGGACCCCGAATCGAAGGGGTAAGACCCCATCAAGAAGCCAGGCCACACGCTATTCAACATGTGGCTTCTGAGCGACCAAAGCCgaggggaaaggtatggactcccatgttttgttctttCCACCAGTCTGCCAGCCACAACACACGAGATTGTCGGGGGTTCACCCCGGGCGTTCAGCCAGCCCCAAGGAACTATCGTCGTCGATCGCCCTCACCCGAGCAGCGACAGCCAGATACCGGGCGGCGAACGATTATACGGTCGCCCGATCGGAAGCACCATCGTTCGCCCAGGAGTGGCGATCGACCCCGGTCCTCGCACGAGCGAGCAAGGCCCTccgttcgggaagaagaaaacaggagcaatgccgCTCGAGGGGAGATCAACATTATAGCGGGAGGACCGACCGATGGACCGATCgatggagactccaaccgagcccgcaaGTCACACGCCCAGCGGCTAGAGATCCATGCCATCGGTTGCAGCCAGGAGAAGGCGAGTGGGCCCGATATCAGTTTCGGCCCCAGGGATctcgagggagttgaagtgccgcacgacgatgccctcatcatccgagcggtaatagtaaattatactattcatctcATCTTCATTGACACAgagagttcggtcaacatcatctttaagaaggcgttcgaccaactCTAGATCGATCACGCTGAGCtgctgccaatgacaacccccctgtacgggttcacgggcaacgAGGTCCAGCCGCTCGACCA is from Zingiber officinale cultivar Zhangliang chromosome 7B, Zo_v1.1, whole genome shotgun sequence and encodes:
- the LOC122007016 gene encoding uncharacterized tRNA/rRNA methyltransferase YsgA-like isoform X2, whose product is MDAEAAAAPPEQPVVESLVVVHNVAKRHNVGTMARSATAFGVSEIVLVGRRDYNAFGSHGSTSHLRFRHFHSLSHARQYLKEERKCDICGVEITDGAFAITQHPFRKSTAFLLGNEGTGLSAKECEICDFFVYIPQYGCGTASLNVTVAASIVLHHFAGIRRSFPVFVRESTDSILAYGIRVQINGIDSYPLY
- the LOC122007016 gene encoding uncharacterized tRNA/rRNA methyltransferase slr0955-like isoform X1, which translates into the protein MDAEAAAAPPEQPVVESLVVVHNVAKRHNVGTMARSATAFGVSEIVLVGRRDYNAFGSHGSTSHLRFRHFHSLSHARQYLKEERKCDICGVEITDGAFAITQHPFRKSTAFLLGNEGTGLSAKECEICDFFVYIPQYGCGTASLNVTVAASIVLHHFAVWAGFCERNREGNKFSVADKPLKQVRRNYCAESVEAIVEERKSRKQSAGFDIFEENGTSDSKVGNVLESLFQG